A genomic window from Sparus aurata chromosome 4, fSpaAur1.1, whole genome shotgun sequence includes:
- the wdr59 gene encoding GATOR complex protein WDR59 isoform X2, translated as MAARWSSENVVVEFRDAQATAMSVDCLGSHAVLSGRRFLYMVNLEAPSEPPRKIGRQSKWDVGTVQWNPHRAESHVFAASSNQRVDLYSWRDGCGEVHTSLQGHTRVISDLDWSWFEPEFLVTSSVDTYIYIWDTRDTRKPTVALSAVAGASQVKWNRKNQYLLASSHDGDVRIWDKRKPNTAAEYVAAHLSKIHGLDWHPDNEFILATSSQDNSVRFWDYRQPRKYLNILSCQVPVWKARYTPFSNGLVTVMVPQLRRENSLLLWSTLDLNSPVHAFVGHDDVVLEFQWRPQKEGSKDYQLVTWSRDQTLRIWRVDPQLQKLCVSDVEELMDGMSLTVEMEKSLSSQEPDSQHSLGPAAENLQDPDSGGRQDSAGGSGLTQTLQQEFSLVNLQIRNVNVEMDVVNRSCVVSAHFGSHQVHLVVKFPAQYPNNAAPSFQFVSPTTIPSAMKTKIQKILTDTSLQKVKRNQNCLEPCVRQLVSCLESDMTQEDPFVISNPVTPALQPFPRVTNTYGSYQDANIPFPRTSGARFCGTGCLVYFTRPITMHRSVPPTEPTPRSLSALSAYHSGVLTPMKMRSESQSTLRLYSGSPTRSDKDTVSISSFYYKERKSRRFKTKREGTDYGNRPIKLAGKVIIQDISCLLPVHKSLGESYILNMNDIQETCQKNAAAALTVGRRDVAKVWALASAATSQDLSPDSDPDTETPWARHPFGRQLLETLLDHYSHMSDVQTLAMLCSVFRAQAPPPDCYSLYGHHASRSAMLPPHHSRYPSYTSSSVTSGSCSSTSDSITTTTWNAGRDSEHANPWGESSPDDYRYGNQGYTDPREREREQHDMNKRLLDPANMLQFDDFKKCYGEILYRWGLREKRADVLKFATCPPEPHKGIEFGVYCCHCRSQARGTQCAVCKRLTFQCAICHVAVRGSSNFCLSCGHGGHTSHMMDWFRRQDECPAGCGCHCLLQSTF; from the exons ATGGCGGCCCGCTGGAGCAGCGAGAATGTGGTGGTGGAGTTTCGGGATGCCCAG gCCACCGCCATGTCAGTGGACTGCCTGGGCTCACACGCCGTGCTGTCTGG GCGGCGTTTCCTGTACATGGTGAACCTGGAGGCTCCGTCTGAACCTCCCAGGAAAATTGGCCGACAGAGTAAATGGGACGTTGGGACGGTGCAGTGGAATCCTCACAGAGCAGAGTCGCACGTCTTCGCTGCCTCA AGTAACCAGCGTGTGGATCTGTACTCGTGGAGGGACGGCTGTGGAGAAGTTCACACCTCCCTGCAGGGACACACCCGCGTCATCAG tGATCTGGACTGGTCCTGGTTTGAACCGGAGTTCCTGGTCACCAGCTCAGTGGACACCTACATCTACATCTGGGACACCAG AGACACTCGGAAGCCCACTGTGGCGCTGTCTGCTGTCG CCGGGGCGTCGCAGGTGAAGTGGAACAGGAAGAACCAGTACCTGCTGGCGTCCAGCCACGATGGAGACGTCCGGATTTGGGACAAAAGA aaGCCGAACACGGCGGCCGAGTACGTAGCTGCTCACCTGTCCAAGATCCACGGCCTTGACTGGCATCCAGACAACGAGTTCATCCTCGCCACGTCCAGTCAGGACAACTCAGTGAGG ttttgggATTACCGACAGCCCAGGAAGTATCTGAACATCCTGTCCTGTCAGGTCCCAGTGTGGAAGGCCAGGTACACG ccGTTCTCTAACGGTCTGGTCACAGTGATGGTTCCTCAGCTGAGGAGAGAGAACAGTCTGTTGCTGTGGAGCACGCTCGACCTCAACAGTCCCGTCCACGCCTTCGTCGGGCACGACGACGTGGTGCTCGAGTTCCAGTGGAGGCCGCAGAAAGAAG GCTCTAAGGATTACCAGCTGGTCACCTGGTCACGAGACCAGACCCTGAGGATCTGGAGGGTGGATCCTCAGCTGCAGAAG ctgtgtgtcAGTGACGTGGAGGAGCTGATGGACGGGATGTCTCTCACGGTGGAGATGGAGAAGTCTCTGTCGTCTCAGGAACCCGACAGCCAGCACAGCCTCGGTCCTGCAGCTGAGAACCTGCAGG ATCCAGACTCTGGGGGTCGCCAGGACTCGGCGGGGGGTTCAGGTCTCACTCAGACTCTGCAGCAGGAGTTCTCTCTGGTCAACCTGCAGATCAGAAACGTCAACGTGGAG ATGGACGTGGTGAACCGCAGCTGCGTGGTGTCGGCTCACTTCGGCAGCCATCAGGTTCACCTGGTGGTGAAGTTTCCTGCTCAGTATCCAAACAACGCTGCACCATCCTTCCAGTTTGTCTCCCCGACGACCATCCCGTCCGCCATGAAGACCAAGATCCAGAAG ATTCTGACAGACACGTCGCTTCAGAAGGTGAAGAGGAACCAGAACTGTCTGGAGCCGTGTGTCCGACAGCTGGTGTCCTGTCTGGAGTCGGACATG ACGCAGGAGGACCCCTTCGTCATCTCCAACCCCGTCACTCCGGCCCTGCAGCCGTTTCCTCGTGTCACCAACACGTACGGCTCCTATCAG GACGCCAACATCCCGTTCCCGCGGACCTCCGGCGCTCGCTTCTGTGGCACCGGCTGTCTGGTTTACTTCACCCGACCAATCACCATGCACCGCTCTGTCCCGCCCACTGAGCCCACGCCCAG gtccCTGTCAGCTCTGTCAGCCTATCACAGCGGAGTGCTGACACCAATGAAGATGCGTTCAGAGTCTCAGAGCACTCTGCGGCTGTACAGTGGCAGCCCGACTCGCTCCGACAAAGACAccgtctccatctcctccttctacTATAAAGAACgg aAATCCCGCCGGTTTAAGACGAAGCGAGAGGGGACGGACTACGGCAACCGTCCAATCAAACTGGCTGGGAAAGTCATCATCCAGGACATCTCCTGCCTGCTGCCCGTCCACAAGTCTCTGGGAGAGAGCTACAT TCTGAACATGAACGACATCCAGGAAACGTGTCAGAAGAACGCAGCAGCGGCGCTCACAGTCGGACGGCGAGACGTGGCGAAG gtgtgggCTCTGGCCTCTGCAGCGACCAGTCAGGACCTGAGTCCAGACTCAGACCCGGACACAGAGACCCCCTGGGCCAGACACCCGTTTGGTCGGCAGCTGCTGGAGACGCT gtTGGATCACTACAGTCACATGAGTGACGTTCAGACTCTGGCCATGCTGTGCAGTGTGTTCAGAGCTCAGGCTCCGCCCCCAGACTGTTACTCCCTGTATGGACATCACGCGTCGCGCTCCGCCATGCTCCCCCCGCACCACTCACGATAC CCGAGCTACACGTCGAGCTCCGTCACCTCGGGCTCGTGCTCCAGCACCTCTGACTCCATCACTACAACCACCTGGAACGCAG gTCGGGACTCTGAGCACGCCAACCCCTGGGGTGAGTCCTCCCCTGACGACTATCGCTACGGCAACCAGGGTTACACAGACCCACGGGAACGAGAGCGAGAACAGCACGACATGAACAAGAG ACTGCTGGACCCGGCCAACATGCTGCAGTTTGATGACTTCAAGAAGTGTTACGGTGAGATCCTGTACCGCTGGGGCCTGAGGGAGAAACGAGCCGACGTGCTCAAGTTCGCCACGTGTCCTCCTGAACCTCACAAAGGCATCG AGTTCGGGGTGTACTGCTGTCACTGTCGCAGTCAGGCCCGCGGGACTCAGTGTGCCGTCTGTAAGCGTCTCACCTTCCAGTGCGCCATCTGCCACGTGGCCGTACGCGGCTCCTCCAACTTCTGCCTGAGCTGTGGACACGGAGGACACACCAGTCACATGATGGACTGGTTCCGCCGGCAGGACGAGTGTCCGGCCGGCTGTGGCTGCCACTGTCTGCTGCAGAGCACCTTCTGA
- the wdr59 gene encoding GATOR complex protein WDR59 isoform X1: protein MAARWSSENVVVEFRDAQATAMSVDCLGSHAVLSGRRFLYMVNLEAPSEPPRKIGRQSKWDVGTVQWNPHRAESHVFAASSNQRVDLYSWRDGCGEVHTSLQGHTRVISDLDWSWFEPEFLVTSSVDTYIYIWDTRDTRKPTVALSAVAGASQVKWNRKNQYLLASSHDGDVRIWDKRKPNTAAEYVAAHLSKIHGLDWHPDNEFILATSSQDNSVRFWDYRQPRKYLNILSCQVPVWKARYTPFSNGLVTVMVPQLRRENSLLLWSTLDLNSPVHAFVGHDDVVLEFQWRPQKEGSKDYQLVTWSRDQTLRIWRVDPQLQKLCVSDVEELMDGMSLTVEMEKSLSSQEPDSQHSLGPAAENLQDPDSGGRQDSAGGSGLTQTLQQEFSLVNLQIRNVNVEMDVVNRSCVVSAHFGSHQVHLVVKFPAQYPNNAAPSFQFVSPTTIPSAMKTKIQKILTDTSLQKVKRNQNCLEPCVRQLVSCLESDMTQEDPFVISNPVTPALQPFPRVTNTYGSYQDANIPFPRTSGARFCGTGCLVYFTRPITMHRSVPPTEPTPRSLSALSAYHSGVLTPMKMRSESQSTLRLYSGSPTRSDKDTVSISSFYYKERKLPISASRRWSVQTLHDWPKSRRFKTKREGTDYGNRPIKLAGKVIIQDISCLLPVHKSLGESYILNMNDIQETCQKNAAAALTVGRRDVAKVWALASAATSQDLSPDSDPDTETPWARHPFGRQLLETLLDHYSHMSDVQTLAMLCSVFRAQAPPPDCYSLYGHHASRSAMLPPHHSRYPSYTSSSVTSGSCSSTSDSITTTTWNAGRDSEHANPWGESSPDDYRYGNQGYTDPREREREQHDMNKRLLDPANMLQFDDFKKCYGEILYRWGLREKRADVLKFATCPPEPHKGIEFGVYCCHCRSQARGTQCAVCKRLTFQCAICHVAVRGSSNFCLSCGHGGHTSHMMDWFRRQDECPAGCGCHCLLQSTF, encoded by the exons ATGGCGGCCCGCTGGAGCAGCGAGAATGTGGTGGTGGAGTTTCGGGATGCCCAG gCCACCGCCATGTCAGTGGACTGCCTGGGCTCACACGCCGTGCTGTCTGG GCGGCGTTTCCTGTACATGGTGAACCTGGAGGCTCCGTCTGAACCTCCCAGGAAAATTGGCCGACAGAGTAAATGGGACGTTGGGACGGTGCAGTGGAATCCTCACAGAGCAGAGTCGCACGTCTTCGCTGCCTCA AGTAACCAGCGTGTGGATCTGTACTCGTGGAGGGACGGCTGTGGAGAAGTTCACACCTCCCTGCAGGGACACACCCGCGTCATCAG tGATCTGGACTGGTCCTGGTTTGAACCGGAGTTCCTGGTCACCAGCTCAGTGGACACCTACATCTACATCTGGGACACCAG AGACACTCGGAAGCCCACTGTGGCGCTGTCTGCTGTCG CCGGGGCGTCGCAGGTGAAGTGGAACAGGAAGAACCAGTACCTGCTGGCGTCCAGCCACGATGGAGACGTCCGGATTTGGGACAAAAGA aaGCCGAACACGGCGGCCGAGTACGTAGCTGCTCACCTGTCCAAGATCCACGGCCTTGACTGGCATCCAGACAACGAGTTCATCCTCGCCACGTCCAGTCAGGACAACTCAGTGAGG ttttgggATTACCGACAGCCCAGGAAGTATCTGAACATCCTGTCCTGTCAGGTCCCAGTGTGGAAGGCCAGGTACACG ccGTTCTCTAACGGTCTGGTCACAGTGATGGTTCCTCAGCTGAGGAGAGAGAACAGTCTGTTGCTGTGGAGCACGCTCGACCTCAACAGTCCCGTCCACGCCTTCGTCGGGCACGACGACGTGGTGCTCGAGTTCCAGTGGAGGCCGCAGAAAGAAG GCTCTAAGGATTACCAGCTGGTCACCTGGTCACGAGACCAGACCCTGAGGATCTGGAGGGTGGATCCTCAGCTGCAGAAG ctgtgtgtcAGTGACGTGGAGGAGCTGATGGACGGGATGTCTCTCACGGTGGAGATGGAGAAGTCTCTGTCGTCTCAGGAACCCGACAGCCAGCACAGCCTCGGTCCTGCAGCTGAGAACCTGCAGG ATCCAGACTCTGGGGGTCGCCAGGACTCGGCGGGGGGTTCAGGTCTCACTCAGACTCTGCAGCAGGAGTTCTCTCTGGTCAACCTGCAGATCAGAAACGTCAACGTGGAG ATGGACGTGGTGAACCGCAGCTGCGTGGTGTCGGCTCACTTCGGCAGCCATCAGGTTCACCTGGTGGTGAAGTTTCCTGCTCAGTATCCAAACAACGCTGCACCATCCTTCCAGTTTGTCTCCCCGACGACCATCCCGTCCGCCATGAAGACCAAGATCCAGAAG ATTCTGACAGACACGTCGCTTCAGAAGGTGAAGAGGAACCAGAACTGTCTGGAGCCGTGTGTCCGACAGCTGGTGTCCTGTCTGGAGTCGGACATG ACGCAGGAGGACCCCTTCGTCATCTCCAACCCCGTCACTCCGGCCCTGCAGCCGTTTCCTCGTGTCACCAACACGTACGGCTCCTATCAG GACGCCAACATCCCGTTCCCGCGGACCTCCGGCGCTCGCTTCTGTGGCACCGGCTGTCTGGTTTACTTCACCCGACCAATCACCATGCACCGCTCTGTCCCGCCCACTGAGCCCACGCCCAG gtccCTGTCAGCTCTGTCAGCCTATCACAGCGGAGTGCTGACACCAATGAAGATGCGTTCAGAGTCTCAGAGCACTCTGCGGCTGTACAGTGGCAGCCCGACTCGCTCCGACAAAGACAccgtctccatctcctccttctacTATAAAGAACgg AAGCTTCCAATCTCTGCCTCCCGCCGCTGGTCTGTCCAAACCCTCCATGATTGGCCG aAATCCCGCCGGTTTAAGACGAAGCGAGAGGGGACGGACTACGGCAACCGTCCAATCAAACTGGCTGGGAAAGTCATCATCCAGGACATCTCCTGCCTGCTGCCCGTCCACAAGTCTCTGGGAGAGAGCTACAT TCTGAACATGAACGACATCCAGGAAACGTGTCAGAAGAACGCAGCAGCGGCGCTCACAGTCGGACGGCGAGACGTGGCGAAG gtgtgggCTCTGGCCTCTGCAGCGACCAGTCAGGACCTGAGTCCAGACTCAGACCCGGACACAGAGACCCCCTGGGCCAGACACCCGTTTGGTCGGCAGCTGCTGGAGACGCT gtTGGATCACTACAGTCACATGAGTGACGTTCAGACTCTGGCCATGCTGTGCAGTGTGTTCAGAGCTCAGGCTCCGCCCCCAGACTGTTACTCCCTGTATGGACATCACGCGTCGCGCTCCGCCATGCTCCCCCCGCACCACTCACGATAC CCGAGCTACACGTCGAGCTCCGTCACCTCGGGCTCGTGCTCCAGCACCTCTGACTCCATCACTACAACCACCTGGAACGCAG gTCGGGACTCTGAGCACGCCAACCCCTGGGGTGAGTCCTCCCCTGACGACTATCGCTACGGCAACCAGGGTTACACAGACCCACGGGAACGAGAGCGAGAACAGCACGACATGAACAAGAG ACTGCTGGACCCGGCCAACATGCTGCAGTTTGATGACTTCAAGAAGTGTTACGGTGAGATCCTGTACCGCTGGGGCCTGAGGGAGAAACGAGCCGACGTGCTCAAGTTCGCCACGTGTCCTCCTGAACCTCACAAAGGCATCG AGTTCGGGGTGTACTGCTGTCACTGTCGCAGTCAGGCCCGCGGGACTCAGTGTGCCGTCTGTAAGCGTCTCACCTTCCAGTGCGCCATCTGCCACGTGGCCGTACGCGGCTCCTCCAACTTCTGCCTGAGCTGTGGACACGGAGGACACACCAGTCACATGATGGACTGGTTCCGCCGGCAGGACGAGTGTCCGGCCGGCTGTGGCTGCCACTGTCTGCTGCAGAGCACCTTCTGA
- the LOC115580311 gene encoding WD repeat-containing protein 88-like, which translates to MDASSGQTLHHVSDHHRSTITRCRFDPHSLRVATVSADRSIKLWDLLAQKTTESIESNHSNVVSDCCFSTSAHFLCTASWDKSLKLWDLQEGGFRSHGGTKLQRGHEGSVSSCSLSADANLLVSGSYDKTVALWDVSLLCQTLILKGHSDWVTDVSVSADGKLVASASKDGTVRLWNIENMEEIPAVMEKRRTEGTGVHILKCEECGKPFPVSRLLTSELLTQCVFCRLKSPSRYRPQPPPLM; encoded by the exons ATGGACGCCTCCAGCGGTCAGACGCTGCACCACGTCAGCG ATCATCACCGCTCCACCATCACACGTTGTCGGTTCGACCCTCACAGCCTGCGAGTGGCCACGGTGTCTGCAGACCGCAGCATCAAACTGTGGGACCTGCTGGCTCAGAAAACCACCGAGTCCATCGAAAG taACCACAGCAACGTCGTCTCTGACTGCTGCTTCAGCACCAGCGCTCACTTCCTGTGCACGGCATCTTGGGATAAAAGTTTAAAGCTGTGGGACCTTCAGGAGGGAGGGTTTCGATCTCACGGCGGGACGAAGCTGCAGAGAGGGCATGAAGGCAGCGTGAGCtcctgcagcctctctgctgaCG CAAACCTGCTGGTGTCCGGCTCCTACGACAAGACTGTTGCACTCTGGGATGTTTCCCTTCTGTGCCAGACTCTCATCCTGAAG GGCCACAGTGATTGGGTGACAGATGTGTCAGTCAGCGCAGACGGGAAGCTGGTGGCCTCTGCCTCTAAA GACGGGACGGTCAGGCTGTGGAACATCGAGAACATGGAGGAAATCCCAGCAGTcatggagaagaggaggactgaaGGAACCGGAGTTCACATCCTCAAG tgtgaggAGTGTGGAAAGCCGTTCCCCGTGTCCAGACTACTGACCTCAGAGCTGCTGACTCAGTGCGTCTTCTGTCGACTCAAATCTCCGTCCAGATACCGACCGCAGCCTCCACCTCTCATGTGA
- the cebpa gene encoding CCAAT/enhancer-binding protein alpha: protein MELSNLYEVAPRPLMSTLTHGQQPSSGYRDPADLGGEIGDNETSIDLSAYIDPSAFNDDFLADLFHHSSRQDKLKMMTGEYDSVPCGPGPQQLYMSNYMESKLEPLYEHNPPRLRPVAIKQEPRDDEDMNPGMPPTYHHPHPHPQQYSQHAPQQQQQQQPHLQYQIAHCAQTTMHLQPGHPTPPPTPVPSPHQHQHHHQHHPHPHPHQHAQQGGLKLLEQRGGGKHKKHVDKSSPEYRLRRERNNVAVRKSRDKAKMRNMEMQQKVVELTTDNERLRRRVEHLTRELDTLRGIFRQLPDGSFKPLGS from the coding sequence ATGGAGCTCTCTAACCTGTACGAGGTCGCGCCCCGGCCCCTGATGAGCACCCTCACCCACGGCCAGCAGCCCTCCTCCGGCTACAGAGACCCTGCAGACCTCGGCGGTGAGATCGGAGACAACGAGACCTCCATCGACCTGAGCGCCTACATCGACCCGTCGGCTTTCAACGACGACTTCCTGGCCGACCTGTTCCACCACAGCTCGCGGCAGGACAAGTTGAAGATGATGACCGGAGAGTACGACTCGGTTCCGTGCGGCCCGGGACCCCAGCAGCTCTACATGTCCAACTACATGGAGTCCAAACTGGAGCCGCTCTACGAGCACAACCCGCCGCGCCTCCGGCCGGTGGCCATCAAGCAGGAGCCGCGGGACGACGAGGACATGAACCCGGGCATGCCCCCCACCTACCACCACCCGCACCCGCACCCGCAGCAGTACTCCCAGCACGccccgcagcagcagcagcagcagcagccgcaccTCCAGTACCAGATCGCGCACTGCGCGCAGACCACCATGCACCTCCAGCCGGGTCACCCGACCCCTCCGCCGACCCCGGTGCCCAGCCCGCACcagcaccaacaccaccaccagcaccacccgCACCCGCACCCGCACCAGCACGCGCAGCAGGGCGGCCTGAAGCTGCTGGAGCAGCGGGGAGGCGGGAAACACAAGAAGCACGTCGACAAGAGCAGCCCGGAGTACCGGCTGAGGCGCGAGCGCAACAACGTGGCCGTGCGCAAGAGCCGGGACAAGGCCAAGATGCGCAACATGGAGATGCAGCAGAAGGTGGTGGAGCTGACGACGGACAACGAGAGGCTGAGGCGGAGGGTGGAGCACCTGACCCGCGAGCTGGACACGTTACGGGGCATCTTCAGACAGCTGCCCGACGGATCCTTCAAACCTCTGGGCAGCTGA